Proteins from a single region of Streptomyces spectabilis:
- a CDS encoding RNA polymerase sigma-70 factor: MTEDPFVTHRSLLFTVVYEMLGSAADSEDVLQESWLRWADVDRAQVRDPRAYLVRLVTRQALNRLRTLSRSREDYVGEWLPEPLLTSPDVAEDVELADSVSIAMLTVLETLAPTERAVFVLREVFEVPYGEIAEAVGKSAAAVRQIARRARDHVAARRPRVQVSRSEQQAVVDRFLAALRTGHLQELMEVMAPDVVMIADGGGLVSAALAPIHGAGTVGTILARAHLSATALDTRPVWLNGSPAGRVTFDGEPAAVSLTVEHGRVTRIYVVRNPRKLTRLDDLAELAR; the protein is encoded by the coding sequence ATGACCGAGGACCCTTTCGTCACCCACCGCAGCCTGCTGTTCACCGTCGTCTACGAGATGCTCGGCTCGGCGGCCGACAGCGAGGACGTCTTGCAGGAGTCCTGGCTGCGGTGGGCCGACGTCGACCGTGCACAGGTGCGTGACCCACGGGCGTACCTCGTCCGGCTCGTCACGCGCCAGGCCCTCAACCGGCTGCGCACTCTGTCGCGCAGCCGCGAGGACTACGTGGGCGAGTGGCTGCCGGAGCCGCTCCTCACGAGCCCCGATGTGGCCGAGGACGTCGAGCTCGCCGACAGCGTCTCGATCGCGATGCTGACCGTCCTGGAGACGCTCGCGCCCACCGAGCGCGCGGTCTTCGTGCTCCGCGAGGTCTTCGAGGTGCCGTACGGCGAGATCGCCGAGGCCGTCGGGAAGTCCGCGGCCGCGGTACGGCAGATCGCGCGGCGGGCCCGCGACCACGTGGCGGCGCGGCGCCCGCGCGTCCAGGTGAGCCGGTCGGAGCAGCAGGCCGTGGTGGACCGCTTCCTGGCCGCCCTGCGCACCGGGCACCTCCAGGAGCTGATGGAGGTCATGGCCCCGGACGTCGTCATGATCGCCGACGGCGGCGGCCTGGTCAGCGCCGCGCTCGCCCCGATCCACGGGGCCGGCACGGTGGGCACCATCCTCGCCCGCGCCCATCTGTCGGCGACCGCGCTCGACACGAGGCCGGTGTGGCTCAACGGCTCCCCCGCGGGCCGCGTGACCTTCGACGGCGAACCGGCAGCGGTGAGCCTCACGGTCGAGCACGGCCGAGTCACCCGGATCTATGTGGTCCGCAACCCACGAAAGCTGACACGCCTGGACGATCTGGCCGAACTCGCGAGGTAG
- a CDS encoding carboxymuconolactone decarboxylase family protein, which yields MALRIHKAELPAQLKEDMIKQLGAVPENVEVVWHSPQVAQDNLEFGAKVGAWDAADESLKSFAHMAVAAQVGCGWCLDVGYFQARNAELDLTKASQVPRWRESEVFTPLERDVMEYAEAMTATPPTVTDALYASLLERLGPAAMVELTAFVAFINLATRTNVASGVSSQGFSSACEIPLATRPESSGVASAS from the coding sequence ATGGCGCTACGCATCCACAAGGCCGAGCTCCCCGCCCAGCTCAAGGAAGACATGATCAAGCAGCTCGGTGCCGTGCCCGAGAACGTCGAGGTCGTCTGGCACAGCCCTCAGGTCGCCCAGGACAACCTGGAGTTCGGCGCCAAGGTGGGCGCGTGGGACGCGGCCGACGAGAGCCTCAAGTCGTTCGCGCACATGGCCGTCGCGGCGCAGGTCGGCTGCGGCTGGTGCCTCGACGTCGGCTACTTCCAGGCGCGGAACGCCGAGCTGGACCTGACCAAGGCGAGCCAGGTGCCGCGCTGGCGCGAGTCGGAGGTGTTCACACCCCTCGAGCGGGACGTCATGGAGTACGCCGAGGCCATGACGGCCACGCCGCCCACCGTCACGGACGCGCTCTACGCGAGCCTCCTCGAACGGCTCGGACCGGCGGCGATGGTCGAACTCACCGCGTTCGTCGCCTTCATCAACCTGGCGACCCGGACCAACGTGGCGAGCGGGGTCTCGTCGCAGGGCTTCTCGTCCGCCTGCGAGATCCCCCTGGCGACGCGCCCGGAGAGCTCCGGCGTAGCGTCCGCCTCATGA